In the genome of Rhizobium etli 8C-3, one region contains:
- a CDS encoding branched-chain amino acid ABC transporter substrate-binding protein — protein MSLKTLTGATLVASLAFAPFAHADITIGLIAPLTGPVAAYGDQVKNGAQTAVEEINKKGGILGQKVVLKTADDAGEPKQGVSAANQLVGEGIRFVVGPVTSGVAIPASDVLAENGILMVTPTATAPDLTKRGLTNVLRTCGRDDQQAEVAGKYVLKNFKDKRIAIVNDKGAYGKGLADAFKATLNAGGVTEVINDAITPGDKDFSALTTRLKAENVDVIYFGGYHPEGGLLARQLADLSVKATIIGGDGLSNSEFWNIGTEAAAGTVFTNASDATKSADSKAASDALAAKNIPAEAFTLNAYAAVEVLKAGIEKAGSAEDSEAVAAALKSGEPIATAIGKLTYGETGDLTSQSFALYKWEGGKIVAAE, from the coding sequence ATGAGTCTGAAGACTTTGACTGGCGCGACTCTCGTCGCATCGCTGGCCTTTGCGCCTTTTGCCCATGCCGACATCACCATCGGCTTGATCGCACCGCTGACCGGCCCCGTTGCCGCCTATGGCGATCAGGTGAAGAACGGCGCGCAGACCGCCGTTGAGGAGATCAACAAGAAAGGCGGCATCCTCGGCCAAAAGGTCGTGCTGAAGACTGCCGACGACGCGGGCGAGCCGAAGCAGGGTGTTTCCGCCGCAAACCAGCTCGTCGGCGAAGGCATCCGCTTCGTCGTCGGCCCGGTCACTTCCGGCGTCGCCATACCTGCTTCCGACGTGCTTGCCGAAAACGGCATCCTCATGGTGACCCCGACGGCGACAGCACCGGATCTTACCAAGCGCGGCCTCACCAACGTGCTACGCACCTGCGGCCGAGACGACCAGCAGGCCGAAGTCGCTGGCAAATACGTGCTCAAGAACTTCAAGGACAAGCGCATCGCCATCGTCAACGACAAGGGTGCCTATGGCAAGGGCCTTGCCGACGCCTTCAAGGCAACGCTCAATGCCGGCGGTGTCACCGAGGTCATCAATGATGCGATCACCCCCGGCGATAAGGATTTCAGTGCACTCACGACCCGCCTCAAGGCTGAAAATGTCGACGTAATCTACTTCGGCGGCTACCATCCGGAGGGTGGCTTGCTTGCCCGTCAGCTCGCCGACCTTTCCGTGAAGGCAACGATCATCGGCGGTGACGGCCTCTCCAACAGCGAATTCTGGAATATCGGCACGGAAGCTGCTGCAGGCACGGTTTTCACCAACGCGTCCGATGCGACGAAGAGCGCTGACTCCAAGGCAGCCTCCGACGCGCTTGCCGCCAAGAACATACCGGCCGAAGCCTTCACGCTGAATGCTTACGCGGCCGTCGAAGTCCTCAAGGCCGGCATTGAGAAGGCTGGCAGCGCCGAAGATTCCGAAGCTGTTGCCGCTGCCCTCAAGTCCGGCGAACCGATCGCAACCGCGATCGGCAAGCTCACCTATGGCGAAACTGGCGATCTCACCTCGCAGAGTTTTGCGCTCTACAAGTGGGAAGGCGGCAAGATCGTCGCCGCCGAATAA
- the ade gene encoding adenine deaminase → MTTKLERLIDQGTGRLPADIVLKGGRFFDLVTGELVESDIAIGSDRIVGTCGTYEGETEIVISGKIVVPGFIDTHLHIESSLVTPHEFDRCVLPYGVTTAICDPHEIANVLGTDGIQFFLDSALETIMDIRVQLSSCVPATHLETSGADLPIERLLPFRGHRKVIGLAEFMNFPGVIHKDPVCMEKLEAFQGSHIDGHAPLLRGMNLNGYLAAGIRTEHECTTAAEALEKISKGMHILVREGSVSKDLKALMPIITERLSPYLALCTDDRNPLDIAEQGHLDYMIRTAIASGVDPLAIYRAASISAARAFGLTDRGLIAPGWRADLAVIDSLERCKAEIVFSAGRRVTDELFATRKPVAPVGLDSVKARPVNAAHFGVPATEGETPVIGVTPGKIITEFRRHRLPAKGNQTGIDLENDIIKVAVIERHGKNGNHANGFVQGFGLKKGAIASTVGHDSHNICVVGVSEDDMACAANRLGEIKGGFVVVEDGRVTGEIALPVAGLMSLEPYEKVRDTLHHLRKAAYALGATLEEPFLQLAFLPLPVIPHLKISDRGMVDVDRFVLIA, encoded by the coding sequence ATGACCACCAAGCTCGAACGCCTCATCGACCAGGGCACAGGCCGACTGCCGGCCGACATCGTATTGAAAGGCGGACGCTTCTTCGACCTCGTGACCGGCGAGCTGGTCGAATCCGACATTGCCATCGGCAGCGATCGCATCGTTGGCACCTGCGGTACATATGAGGGAGAAACCGAGATCGTCATCTCCGGCAAGATCGTCGTTCCAGGTTTCATCGACACGCACCTCCACATTGAATCCTCGCTCGTCACGCCGCATGAGTTCGACCGCTGCGTACTGCCCTATGGCGTCACCACCGCCATCTGCGATCCGCACGAGATCGCCAATGTGCTCGGCACCGACGGTATCCAGTTCTTCCTCGATTCGGCGCTCGAAACGATCATGGATATCCGCGTCCAGCTCTCCTCCTGCGTGCCCGCCACACATCTTGAGACATCCGGGGCCGATCTGCCGATCGAGCGCCTCCTGCCCTTCCGAGGCCATCGCAAGGTCATCGGCCTTGCGGAATTCATGAATTTCCCCGGCGTGATCCACAAGGACCCGGTCTGCATGGAAAAGCTCGAAGCGTTCCAGGGCAGCCATATCGACGGCCATGCGCCGTTGCTGCGCGGCATGAATCTCAACGGCTACCTTGCGGCCGGAATACGCACCGAGCATGAATGCACGACCGCAGCAGAGGCCCTCGAAAAGATCAGCAAGGGCATGCACATCCTCGTGCGCGAAGGTTCGGTCTCGAAGGACCTGAAGGCCTTGATGCCGATCATCACCGAGCGTCTATCTCCCTATCTCGCCCTCTGCACCGACGACCGCAATCCGCTCGATATCGCCGAGCAGGGCCATCTCGACTACATGATCCGCACCGCGATCGCGAGCGGTGTCGACCCGCTTGCGATCTACCGCGCCGCCTCGATTTCGGCCGCCCGCGCCTTCGGATTGACCGATCGCGGCCTCATCGCGCCTGGCTGGCGCGCCGATCTTGCCGTCATCGACAGCCTGGAGCGCTGCAAAGCCGAAATCGTCTTTTCTGCCGGCCGCCGCGTCACCGATGAACTCTTTGCCACCCGCAAGCCGGTCGCCCCAGTTGGCCTCGACAGCGTGAAGGCGCGACCCGTCAACGCCGCTCATTTCGGCGTGCCGGCCACCGAAGGCGAGACGCCGGTCATCGGCGTCACCCCCGGCAAGATCATCACCGAATTTCGCCGGCACCGCCTTCCGGCAAAGGGCAACCAGACCGGAATCGACCTCGAAAACGACATCATCAAGGTCGCAGTCATTGAGCGGCACGGCAAGAACGGCAACCACGCCAACGGCTTCGTCCAGGGCTTTGGCCTGAAGAAAGGTGCGATCGCCTCCACCGTCGGCCATGACAGCCACAACATCTGTGTCGTCGGCGTCAGCGAGGACGATATGGCATGCGCGGCCAACCGCCTCGGCGAGATCAAAGGTGGCTTCGTGGTCGTCGAGGACGGCAGGGTGACCGGCGAAATCGCCCTTCCCGTCGCCGGCTTGATGAGCCTCGAACCTTACGAAAAGGTCCGCGACACACTTCACCATCTCCGAAAGGCAGCCTACGCGCTGGGCGCCACGCTGGAAGAGCCCTTCCTTCAACTCGCATTCCTGCCGCTGCCCGTGATCCCGCACCTGAAGATTTCGGATCGGGGGATGGTGGACGTGGATCGGTTTGTGCTGATCGCGTGA
- a CDS encoding sugar kinase, which produces MNGRFLSIGECMVELSQAGGGLLRKGFAGDTLNTAWYARACMQPAWSVDYFTALGDDAMSDEMIAFFEEAGIGTKLIRRIKGKAPGLYMINLRNGERSFSYWRDNSAARQLAADPDLLREAIEGSDVIYFSGITLAILPREDADTLLAETRRAKAAGKFVVFDPNIRPRLWASYDVMHTTISEGARSSSLVMPSFDDEALHFGDDSIDATIHRYRALGAPNVLIKNGADGATLNFAGQQNFVPAENVDEVVDTTSAGDSFNGAFLAKYLETKDAVASACFAVKVAARVVSEHGALVARDKLGL; this is translated from the coding sequence TTGAACGGACGGTTCTTATCGATCGGTGAATGCATGGTGGAGCTTTCGCAGGCAGGCGGCGGCCTGCTGAGAAAGGGCTTTGCCGGCGATACGCTGAACACCGCCTGGTACGCTCGCGCCTGCATGCAGCCCGCCTGGAGCGTCGATTATTTCACCGCGCTTGGCGACGACGCCATGTCGGACGAGATGATCGCCTTCTTCGAGGAAGCCGGCATCGGCACCAAGCTCATCAGGCGCATCAAGGGCAAAGCTCCCGGCCTATACATGATCAACCTCAGGAACGGCGAACGCTCCTTCAGCTACTGGCGCGACAACTCCGCCGCCAGACAGCTTGCGGCCGATCCCGATCTATTGCGCGAAGCGATCGAAGGCTCGGACGTCATCTATTTTTCAGGTATCACGCTCGCCATTCTGCCGCGCGAAGACGCCGACACGCTGCTTGCCGAAACCCGCCGCGCCAAGGCCGCGGGTAAATTCGTCGTCTTCGACCCGAATATCCGCCCGCGCCTGTGGGCGAGCTATGACGTCATGCATACGACGATCAGCGAAGGCGCCCGCTCCTCTTCTCTCGTCATGCCGAGTTTCGACGACGAGGCCTTGCATTTCGGCGACGACTCCATCGACGCCACCATCCATCGCTACCGTGCCCTCGGCGCACCGAACGTGCTGATCAAGAACGGCGCCGACGGAGCGACGCTGAACTTCGCCGGCCAGCAGAACTTCGTGCCGGCGGAAAACGTCGACGAGGTGGTTGATACCACGAGCGCCGGCGACAGCTTCAATGGCGCGTTCCTCGCCAAGTATCTCGAGACGAAGGATGCCGTCGCCAGCGCCTGTTTCGCAGTGAAGGTTGCCGCGCGCGTCGTCAGCGAGCACGGGGCACTCGTGGCAAGGGATAAGCTCGGGCTCTGA
- a CDS encoding alpha-glucosidase family protein produces the protein MAMQAAEWWRGAVIYQVYPRSFQDTNSDGLGDLKGITRRLPHIANLGVDAIWLSPFFKSPMADMGYDVSDYCDVDPIFGTLDDFDEMMAVAHSLGLKVVIDQVISHTSDQHPWFVESRSSRTNPKEDWYVWADPKRDGTAPNNWLSIFGGPGWEWDGVRRQYYQHNFLTSQPDLNFHNREVQDAVLKTVKFWLDRGVDGFRLDTVNYYFCDKLLRDNPPHEPDTSDGGLDAPDSNPYGMQNHLHDKTQPENLEFLKRFRTLLNQYEARATVGEVGDGARSLKTVAAYTSGGDKLHMCYTFDLLGPDFTAAHIRNCVETFQKTVVDGWVCWAFSNHDVKRHVSRFAKAEEERPMIAKLAISVLAALRGSICLYQGEELGLAEADLAFEDLRDPYGIRFWPAFKGRDGCRTPMPWEAGKAHAGFTSAEKSWLPVPYEQAALSVDTQEDEADSVLTHYRRTLEFRKRHPALLDGDMEFIGTNQDLLAFTREKNGEKLLFVFNLTRKPAEFRLPVGMVLGERVDMPGAGGLAGREAIHLEALSALCSRVVAGAHTDRFNSMS, from the coding sequence ATGGCGATGCAGGCAGCGGAGTGGTGGCGGGGGGCGGTCATCTATCAGGTTTATCCACGGTCGTTCCAGGATACGAACAGTGACGGTCTCGGCGACCTCAAGGGCATTACCCGCCGCCTCCCGCATATCGCCAATCTCGGCGTCGATGCGATCTGGCTCTCGCCCTTCTTCAAATCGCCGATGGCTGACATGGGCTACGACGTCTCGGACTACTGCGACGTGGATCCCATCTTCGGGACGCTCGACGATTTCGACGAGATGATGGCTGTCGCCCATTCGCTGGGGTTAAAAGTCGTCATCGACCAGGTGATCTCGCATACGTCCGACCAGCATCCGTGGTTTGTCGAAAGCCGATCGAGCCGCACAAATCCCAAGGAGGACTGGTATGTCTGGGCCGACCCGAAGCGCGACGGCACGGCGCCGAACAACTGGCTTTCGATTTTCGGTGGGCCGGGCTGGGAATGGGATGGCGTGCGGCGCCAATATTACCAGCACAATTTCCTGACCTCGCAGCCGGACCTCAACTTCCACAACAGGGAGGTCCAGGATGCGGTGCTGAAGACCGTGAAGTTCTGGCTCGACCGCGGCGTCGACGGCTTCCGGCTCGACACGGTCAACTATTACTTCTGCGACAAGCTGCTTCGCGACAATCCGCCCCATGAGCCGGATACGAGCGATGGCGGTCTCGATGCGCCCGACAGCAACCCCTACGGCATGCAGAACCATCTCCACGACAAGACGCAGCCGGAAAATCTCGAATTCCTGAAACGCTTCCGCACGCTGCTCAATCAATATGAAGCGCGAGCGACGGTCGGCGAGGTCGGCGACGGCGCGCGGTCGCTGAAGACTGTCGCGGCCTATACGAGCGGCGGCGACAAGCTGCACATGTGCTACACCTTCGATCTGCTCGGACCGGATTTCACCGCCGCGCATATCCGCAACTGCGTCGAGACCTTTCAAAAGACCGTTGTCGACGGCTGGGTGTGCTGGGCCTTCTCCAACCATGACGTCAAGCGCCATGTGAGCCGTTTCGCAAAAGCCGAGGAGGAGCGGCCGATGATCGCCAAGCTGGCAATCTCCGTGCTGGCGGCGCTGCGAGGCTCTATTTGCCTTTATCAGGGCGAAGAACTGGGACTTGCCGAAGCAGACCTTGCCTTCGAGGATCTGCGCGATCCTTACGGCATCCGCTTCTGGCCCGCCTTCAAGGGCCGCGACGGATGCCGCACGCCGATGCCCTGGGAGGCCGGCAAGGCGCATGCAGGCTTTACCTCGGCAGAAAAAAGCTGGCTGCCGGTTCCCTACGAGCAGGCAGCCCTTTCCGTCGATACCCAGGAAGACGAAGCAGACTCGGTACTCACGCATTATCGCCGAACGCTGGAATTCCGGAAGCGGCATCCAGCCTTGCTTGACGGCGATATGGAATTCATCGGTACAAATCAGGATCTCCTGGCGTTCACGCGTGAGAAGAATGGAGAGAAGCTGCTCTTCGTCTTCAACCTGACCCGCAAGCCGGCCGAGTTCAGATTGCCCGTGGGAATGGTGCTTGGCGAGCGCGTCGATATGCCGGGCGCTGGCGGGTTGGCCGGCAGGGAAGCGATACATCTTGAAGCGCTAAGCGCGCTTTGCAGTCGGGTTGTCGCCGGTGCTCACACGGACCGGTTCAACAGCATGTCGTAA
- a CDS encoding peptide ABC transporter substrate-binding protein, producing the protein MTHTTKKFLASAMLGTLLAFSAQAATLNIHNGGDPASLDPQKLSGDWENRIAGDIFEGLVAEDAKLNPIPGQAQSWTVSDDGKVYTFKLRDGIKWSDGQPVTAEDFVFAFQRLMDPKNAADYAYLQFTIKNAEKINKGEITDFNQLGVKAIDDKTLEITLEAPTPYFIGALTHYTAYPLPKHVVEAKGADWVKIGTIVTNGPYKPVEWVPGSHVTTVKNDQYYGVKDLKIDGAKFFVLEDQEAALKRYRAGEFDILTDFPTDQYEWMKKNLPGQAHVAPFSGLYYYVINSTKPPFSDKRVRQALSMAINREVIGPQILGTGELPAYSWVPPGTANYGEPAYVSWKDLPYSEKVVEAKKLLTEAGFGPDRPLTAQLKYNTNDNHKRIAVAIAAMWKPLGVNIELVNAETKVHYDQLKSGEVEIGRAGWLADYNDPDNFLNLLVTGVQMNYGRWSNPEYDKLIKEGNAQTDLAKRAEIFKKAEQLALDDSAALPIYYYVSKNVVSPKIEGFVDNVQDIHRTRWLSMKE; encoded by the coding sequence ATGACCCATACAACGAAAAAATTTCTAGCCTCAGCAATGCTCGGCACATTGCTGGCTTTCTCGGCCCAAGCGGCCACGCTCAATATCCACAATGGCGGCGATCCGGCATCTCTCGATCCGCAAAAGCTCTCCGGCGACTGGGAGAATCGCATTGCCGGCGACATCTTCGAAGGACTCGTGGCTGAAGATGCCAAGCTCAACCCTATTCCGGGCCAGGCCCAAAGCTGGACCGTTTCGGATGACGGCAAAGTCTACACCTTCAAGCTGCGCGACGGCATCAAGTGGTCCGACGGCCAGCCGGTAACGGCCGAAGACTTCGTCTTCGCCTTCCAGCGCCTCATGGATCCTAAGAATGCAGCCGACTACGCCTATCTGCAGTTCACCATCAAGAATGCCGAAAAGATCAACAAGGGCGAGATCACCGATTTCAACCAGCTCGGCGTCAAGGCAATCGACGATAAGACGCTCGAGATCACGCTTGAAGCCCCGACACCGTATTTCATCGGCGCCTTGACTCACTACACCGCATACCCGCTGCCCAAACATGTCGTCGAAGCCAAGGGCGCAGACTGGGTCAAGATCGGAACCATCGTCACCAACGGCCCCTACAAGCCCGTCGAGTGGGTGCCTGGCTCGCACGTTACGACGGTCAAGAATGACCAATACTATGGTGTCAAAGATCTGAAGATAGACGGTGCGAAGTTCTTCGTGCTTGAAGACCAGGAAGCGGCGCTGAAGCGCTACCGCGCCGGCGAATTCGACATCCTTACCGACTTCCCGACCGATCAGTACGAATGGATGAAGAAGAACCTGCCCGGCCAGGCCCACGTGGCTCCGTTCTCGGGCCTCTATTACTACGTGATCAACTCGACCAAGCCGCCGTTCAGCGACAAGCGCGTCCGCCAGGCTCTTTCCATGGCAATCAATCGCGAAGTCATCGGCCCGCAGATTCTCGGAACGGGCGAATTGCCCGCTTATTCCTGGGTGCCGCCGGGTACGGCCAACTACGGCGAGCCGGCCTATGTCTCGTGGAAAGACTTGCCCTACAGCGAGAAGGTCGTCGAAGCGAAGAAACTGCTCACGGAAGCAGGTTTCGGCCCTGATCGTCCACTAACGGCACAGCTCAAGTACAACACCAACGACAACCACAAGCGCATCGCCGTGGCGATTGCCGCCATGTGGAAGCCGCTCGGCGTGAATATCGAACTCGTCAATGCCGAGACCAAGGTGCATTATGATCAGCTGAAAAGTGGCGAAGTGGAAATCGGCCGTGCCGGCTGGCTTGCCGATTACAACGATCCGGACAACTTCCTGAACCTGCTCGTTACCGGCGTTCAGATGAACTATGGCCGCTGGTCTAACCCCGAATACGACAAGCTGATCAAGGAAGGCAACGCGCAGACGGATCTGGCCAAGCGCGCCGAAATCTTCAAGAAGGCCGAGCAACTGGCGCTCGACGATTCCGCCGCCTTGCCGATCTACTACTACGTCTCGAAGAACGTCGTCTCGCCAAAGATCGAGGGCTTCGTCGACAATGTGCAGGACATCCACCGTACGCGCTGGCTGTCGATGAAAGAGTAA
- a CDS encoding ABC transporter ATP-binding protein, which yields MTDNLLELKDYSITFETPDGQVKAVSNMNLTIKPGERIAIVGESGSGKSQTFLGIMGLLAKNGKTSGQALLEGRDVLSLKPGELDQVRGKDMAMVFQDPMTALNPSLKISRQLTEQLEVHRGFTARAASAEALDMLKRVGIPDPTRRFNLYPHELSGGMRQRIVIAMALLTKPKLLIADEPTTALDVTIQAQILDLFNDLTAEMNTALAMITHDLGVVAGLADRVAVMYAGRIVEEAPVDQLFENPAHPYTAALHAAIPRPDQDVDQLVVIPGRPPNLQHLPKGCNFSPRCPKVEDDCIDRPPPLATLAPHHCAACFHPFPRIEELLNHG from the coding sequence ATGACCGACAACCTTCTCGAACTCAAAGACTACTCGATCACCTTCGAAACGCCGGACGGCCAGGTGAAGGCCGTCTCCAACATGAACCTGACGATCAAGCCCGGCGAACGCATCGCGATCGTCGGGGAGTCCGGCTCAGGCAAAAGCCAGACCTTCCTCGGCATCATGGGGTTGCTCGCCAAGAACGGCAAGACCAGCGGCCAGGCGCTGCTCGAAGGCAGGGATGTGCTGTCGCTGAAGCCAGGTGAACTCGATCAGGTGCGCGGCAAGGACATGGCCATGGTCTTCCAGGATCCCATGACCGCCTTGAATCCATCTCTCAAGATTTCGCGCCAACTGACGGAACAGCTTGAGGTTCATCGCGGTTTTACTGCGCGCGCAGCCTCTGCCGAAGCGCTCGACATGCTGAAACGGGTCGGCATCCCCGACCCCACGCGCCGCTTCAACCTCTATCCGCACGAGCTGTCGGGCGGCATGCGCCAGCGTATCGTCATTGCCATGGCACTGCTCACCAAGCCGAAGCTCCTGATTGCCGACGAGCCAACCACCGCGCTCGATGTCACCATCCAGGCGCAGATCCTCGATCTCTTCAACGATCTGACGGCCGAGATGAACACGGCGCTCGCGATGATCACCCACGATCTTGGCGTCGTTGCCGGCCTCGCCGATCGCGTCGCGGTCATGTATGCCGGCCGCATCGTCGAGGAAGCGCCGGTCGATCAGCTCTTTGAAAATCCGGCGCATCCCTATACGGCGGCGCTGCACGCGGCGATCCCGCGCCCCGACCAGGACGTCGACCAGCTCGTCGTCATTCCCGGTCGGCCGCCCAACCTGCAGCACCTGCCGAAGGGCTGCAACTTCTCGCCGCGCTGTCCGAAGGTAGAAGACGATTGCATCGATCGTCCGCCGCCGCTCGCAACGCTGGCACCGCACCATTGCGCAGCCTGCTTCCATCCCTTCCCGCGTATCGAGGAGCTTCTCAATCATGGCTGA
- a CDS encoding ABC transporter permease subunit — MILNPAKRELLAAELLQAEGLAPEGRSLTKDALRRLARNKASVISIAVLALLVLLAFLGPYFIPFNYEDPDWAAFRTPPDFASGHYFGTDPNGRDLLARVLYGTRVSLAVALTATVVSVVIGVLYGAVSGYIGGRLDSVMMRFVDIMYALPYILFVILLMVIFGRNVYLLFAAIGALEWLTMARIVRGQTLSIKQREFIEAARASGQRPFKIILKHVIPNLVGPVVIFAALTVPEIIATESFLSYLGFGVQEPLTSLGTLIAEGTDAMESMPWLLVFPASFLVALLLSLLFIGDGLRDAFDPKDR, encoded by the coding sequence ATGATCCTCAACCCCGCAAAACGCGAGCTGCTCGCTGCCGAGTTGCTGCAGGCCGAAGGCCTGGCGCCCGAAGGCCGATCGCTCACCAAGGATGCGCTTCGACGCCTGGCCCGCAACAAGGCAAGCGTGATTTCCATCGCCGTGCTGGCGCTGCTCGTCCTCCTCGCCTTCCTCGGCCCTTATTTCATTCCCTTCAACTATGAAGATCCGGACTGGGCCGCCTTCCGCACACCTCCGGACTTTGCAAGCGGCCATTACTTCGGCACCGATCCGAATGGCCGCGACCTTCTCGCCCGCGTGCTTTACGGCACCCGTGTCTCGCTTGCCGTCGCGCTGACGGCAACCGTCGTCTCCGTCGTCATCGGCGTGCTCTACGGCGCAGTCTCCGGCTATATCGGCGGCAGGCTGGATTCGGTCATGATGCGTTTCGTCGATATCATGTATGCCCTGCCCTACATCCTGTTCGTCATCCTGCTGATGGTGATCTTCGGCCGTAACGTCTATCTGCTTTTTGCCGCGATCGGGGCGCTGGAGTGGCTGACAATGGCCCGCATCGTGCGCGGCCAGACGCTGTCGATCAAGCAGCGCGAGTTCATCGAGGCTGCACGCGCCTCGGGACAGAGGCCCTTCAAGATCATCCTCAAGCACGTCATTCCGAACCTCGTCGGCCCGGTGGTCATCTTTGCGGCACTCACCGTTCCGGAAATTATCGCCACGGAAAGTTTCCTGTCCTATCTCGGCTTCGGCGTTCAGGAGCCTCTGACCTCGCTCGGCACGCTGATTGCCGAAGGTACCGATGCAATGGAGAGCATGCCCTGGCTGCTGGTCTTTCCGGCGAGCTTCCTCGTCGCCCTGCTGCTCAGCCTGCTCTTCATCGGCGACGGTCTGCGCGACGCGTTCGACCCGAAGGATCGCTAA
- a CDS encoding ABC transporter ATP-binding protein, whose product MAERSLLRVENLTTQFELPSKGFFKPPVMLTAVNNVSFDLKEGRTLGIVGESGCGKSTLGRSILRLLRSQKGRILWQGRNLLDLSDEEMRAARRDMQIIFQDPIASLDPRMTVGDIIAEPLTVFEPKLSRAQRLERVREIMGAVGLVPEMINRYPHEFSGGQAQRIGIARAVVTRPKLIICDEPVSALDVSIQGQVITLLRKLRKEFGLTLIFISHDLSVVRLISDDVLVLYLGKVVEAGDCQTVFEHPAHPYTQALFSAAPIPDPKLARQRTRIRLQGDPPSPLFPPKGCVFSPRCWKATDICRTEMPPTEHVRPGQTAACYHMDR is encoded by the coding sequence ATGGCTGAACGATCGCTGTTGAGGGTCGAGAACCTGACGACCCAGTTCGAACTGCCCTCCAAAGGCTTCTTCAAGCCGCCGGTGATGCTGACGGCTGTCAACAATGTCAGCTTCGACTTGAAGGAGGGCCGCACCCTGGGCATCGTCGGTGAATCCGGCTGCGGGAAGTCGACGCTCGGCCGCTCCATCCTGCGGCTGCTACGCTCGCAGAAGGGCCGCATCCTCTGGCAGGGCCGCAATCTGCTGGACCTGTCGGACGAAGAGATGCGGGCTGCGCGCCGCGACATGCAGATCATCTTCCAGGATCCGATCGCATCGCTCGATCCGCGCATGACGGTCGGCGACATCATCGCCGAGCCGCTGACCGTCTTCGAACCGAAACTCTCCAGAGCGCAGCGCCTCGAACGTGTGCGCGAGATCATGGGTGCAGTCGGCCTCGTGCCGGAAATGATCAACCGCTACCCGCATGAGTTTTCCGGCGGCCAGGCACAGCGCATCGGCATTGCCCGCGCGGTCGTGACCAGGCCGAAGCTGATCATCTGCGACGAGCCGGTATCGGCCCTCGACGTTTCGATCCAGGGGCAGGTCATCACGCTCCTGCGCAAGCTCCGTAAAGAGTTCGGCCTGACGCTGATCTTCATCAGCCATGACCTGTCCGTCGTGCGGCTGATCTCGGACGACGTGTTGGTGCTCTATCTCGGCAAGGTGGTGGAAGCCGGCGATTGTCAGACGGTGTTCGAACATCCTGCACATCCTTACACGCAGGCACTGTTTTCGGCCGCCCCAATCCCCGATCCGAAGCTTGCCCGCCAGCGTACACGCATCCGCCTTCAGGGCGACCCGCCATCGCCACTGTTCCCGCCGAAGGGCTGCGTCTTTTCGCCCCGCTGCTGGAAGGCGACGGATATCTGCCGGACGGAAATGCCGCCGACCGAGCATGTCCGCCCGGGTCAAACGGCAGCCTGTTACCACATGGACCGGTAA
- a CDS encoding ABC transporter permease subunit, with amino-acid sequence MIKYALRRLLSTIPVLWIAVTACFFVLRLAPGGPFDGERPLPPVIMKNLAAHYNLDKPLIQQYMIYVGDLLKGDLGPSFASEDFTVGQQIMIGLPYTFTIGTAAFLLAILVGVTVGCLGALYQNKTPDYILGALILIGVVLPNFLIAPILQLVFGIRLGWLPVGGWGDGSFKFLVMPIVVLALPHAGRISRITRGSMIEVMNQNFIRTAKAKGIGPRLTVMRHALKPAMMPVVSYLGPAASYLLTGSLVVESVFGLPGIGRYFITAALNRDYGMVLGTVIFYMVLIVFLNLLVDIAYAWLDPKVRNR; translated from the coding sequence ATGATCAAATATGCACTCCGTCGATTGCTGTCGACGATCCCCGTTCTCTGGATCGCCGTCACAGCCTGCTTTTTCGTTTTGCGCCTTGCCCCCGGCGGCCCCTTCGATGGCGAAAGGCCATTGCCGCCGGTCATCATGAAGAACCTTGCCGCCCACTACAATCTGGATAAGCCGCTGATCCAGCAGTACATGATCTATGTCGGCGACCTGCTGAAAGGTGATCTTGGCCCGTCCTTCGCCAGCGAAGATTTCACTGTCGGGCAGCAGATCATGATCGGCCTGCCCTATACCTTCACCATCGGTACCGCCGCCTTCCTGCTCGCCATCCTTGTCGGGGTCACCGTAGGCTGTCTTGGGGCGCTTTACCAGAACAAGACGCCCGACTATATCCTGGGCGCACTCATTCTGATCGGCGTCGTGCTTCCCAACTTCCTGATCGCCCCGATCCTGCAGCTCGTTTTCGGCATCCGTCTCGGATGGCTTCCAGTCGGCGGCTGGGGTGACGGCTCCTTCAAGTTCCTCGTCATGCCGATCGTGGTTCTGGCGCTGCCGCATGCCGGCCGCATATCGCGCATCACCCGCGGCTCGATGATCGAGGTCATGAACCAGAACTTCATCCGGACAGCCAAGGCAAAGGGCATCGGCCCACGCCTGACGGTCATGCGCCACGCACTGAAACCTGCCATGATGCCCGTGGTCTCCTATCTCGGACCGGCGGCAAGCTATCTTCTCACCGGCTCGCTTGTTGTCGAGAGCGTCTTCGGACTGCCCGGCATCGGCCGCTATTTCATCACTGCAGCGCTGAACCGCGACTACGGCATGGTTCTCGGAACGGTCATCTTCTACATGGTGCTGATCGTCTTCCTCAACCTTCTCGTCGACATCGCCTATGCGTGGCTCGATCCGAAAGTGAGAAACCGATGA